The Budorcas taxicolor isolate Tak-1 chromosome 2, Takin1.1, whole genome shotgun sequence genome window below encodes:
- the COQ7 gene encoding 5-demethoxyubiquinone hydroxylase, mitochondrial isoform X1, translating to MNCARAVAACCRWRLRTGRLQPLSAYGRRISVRFCSSGMTLDNINREAVDRIIRVDHAGEYGANRIYAGQMAVLGRTSVGPVIQKMWDQEKDHLKKFNELMVAFRVRPTILMPFWNVVGFALGAGTALLGKEGAMACTVAVEESIAHHYNNQIRTLMEKEPEKYEELLQVIRKFRDEELEHHDIGLEHDAELAPAYTVLKSVIQAGCRVAIYLSERL from the exons ATGAATTGTGCCCGGGCGGTGGCGGCTTGCTGCCGGTGGCGGCTGCGCACAGGCCGCCTGCAGCCCCTCTCAG CTTATGGAAGAAGAATCAGTGTCAGATTCTGCAGTTCGGGAATGACCTTAGACAATATCAATAGGGAAGCTGTGGATCGAATAATCCGGGTGGATCATGCGGGTGAATATGGAGCGAACCGCATCTACGCAGGGCAGATGGCCGTCCTGGGTCGGACAAGCGTCGGGCCGGTCATTCAG AAAATGTGGGATCAAGAAAAGGACCACTTGAAAAAGTTCAATGAGTTGATGGTTGCATTCAGGGTGCGGCCGACCATTCTGATGCCCTTTTGGAACGTGGTGGGGTTTGCACTGG GTGCCGGAACTGCCCTGCTTGGGAAGGAGGGCGCCATGGCCTGCACGGTGGCTGTGGAAGAGTCCATCGCACACCACTACAACAACCAGATCAGGACGCTGATGGAGAAGGAGCCTGAAAAATACGAGGAGCTTCTGCAG gTGATCAGGAAATTTCGGGATGAAGAGCTTGAGCACCATGACATAGGCCTCGAACATGACGCAGAACTG GCTCCAGCATATACCGTTCTGAAGAGCGTTATCCAGGCTGGATGCAGAGTGGCGATATATTTATCAGAAAGACTTTAA
- the COQ7 gene encoding 5-demethoxyubiquinone hydroxylase, mitochondrial isoform X2: MTLDNINREAVDRIIRVDHAGEYGANRIYAGQMAVLGRTSVGPVIQKMWDQEKDHLKKFNELMVAFRVRPTILMPFWNVVGFALGAGTALLGKEGAMACTVAVEESIAHHYNNQIRTLMEKEPEKYEELLQVIRKFRDEELEHHDIGLEHDAELAPAYTVLKSVIQAGCRVAIYLSERL, encoded by the exons ATGACCTTAGACAATATCAATAGGGAAGCTGTGGATCGAATAATCCGGGTGGATCATGCGGGTGAATATGGAGCGAACCGCATCTACGCAGGGCAGATGGCCGTCCTGGGTCGGACAAGCGTCGGGCCGGTCATTCAG AAAATGTGGGATCAAGAAAAGGACCACTTGAAAAAGTTCAATGAGTTGATGGTTGCATTCAGGGTGCGGCCGACCATTCTGATGCCCTTTTGGAACGTGGTGGGGTTTGCACTGG GTGCCGGAACTGCCCTGCTTGGGAAGGAGGGCGCCATGGCCTGCACGGTGGCTGTGGAAGAGTCCATCGCACACCACTACAACAACCAGATCAGGACGCTGATGGAGAAGGAGCCTGAAAAATACGAGGAGCTTCTGCAG gTGATCAGGAAATTTCGGGATGAAGAGCTTGAGCACCATGACATAGGCCTCGAACATGACGCAGAACTG GCTCCAGCATATACCGTTCTGAAGAGCGTTATCCAGGCTGGATGCAGAGTGGCGATATATTTATCAGAAAGACTTTAA